The genomic stretch GATGATTGAGACGTTGATGGTGTTTCTGGGGGAGGCCCAACGGCTCCCGATCATTCTGAGATTTGTAATCATAAATTTCAAGGCTCAACCCTGGGTGGCTCTGGGATCAATTCTTGCAATGTGGACCAATAACTGGTCGAAAGGCGGTAATGCAACTCTGCATGTGATGCTTGCTTTGCTCGCGAAGGAGCTGCTGAAGGATCTCGAAAGCAAAAAGGTCTCTGAGAGCAAGAAAGATGCTTTAAAAAGAGAGACTGGCCTTAGATTTGTAAAGGCCAAGAATTTCCTGTCAAAGTTTGGTGCAGAAAAGGTCCCACTTACACAAGAAGAGCTTTTGAGAAGCATACCTGAGAGGTTTTTGGACTTGATGCCGGCATGCTTCTTGGGTGGGATGTGGAGGATGCCCGAAGGGCTTGTAGATGGTAAAATACCCGAAGAACCTGTGTTTGGTGCTAATGAACCAAAGAACACATATTCTCTTCCACTCTTGATTAGCTATTTCCAATTGATGAAGTATGAGGTGAATCTGGTGCCTCAGCTCATTATGCGTCAGGATGGCTACAAGGAGGCACATGAAGGTAATACTCTTTGAATACGAAAACCTAATTCACGATATTTAACTGAAGTCTTGACACATGTGTTCTTTTTTTTCAGTGCTGAAGTAGTTCCTGGACATTTCATGGTCCGTTGGTTCCTTGGTGGAGGGAGGTGTGATGAAGAAAAGGAGAGTTGAAACTTTCTTCAGACTTCAGTTGGTGATCTGAACCAGCGGAATTGCGGCGTAATCTGGAGGCGTTTCTCTCCAAGTTTTTATGCCTGGCTAAACCCATTTTTCCATGACAAATTGACAATGCTGGAGCTGAACTTGACTTGAAAGCTTGTGAAGTTCACCTACCTACTGCTCTCATTTCTTAGTTTCTAGACTTGTGGAAACAAAGTCAAACCATCATATTATCATTAGATCTTGTGGCGGCCACTTTTCTTAACATCAACTGTTGGCTTACAAACGGAGTACTGACACTTTTTTGGATGTTACAAATTTTTTGGTAGAAGCAAACGAGGGTCAGAATAACTCTTGCTTCCCTTCATGGCTTGGTCATTTATTTAAACAGCTCCTAGTTATTGATTTTAATTTAGTATTATTCATGGTTTGGCATTGTAGACTATGTTGTGCCTTTTGCAATGTTTGTTTGCCCCTTCATGATTTTGCATTGTATGCCTCATCTATTTGCTGCAGCTAATGATGCAATTGGTTTCCGCTGGGTTGGAAATGCACCTCAGCTGGGTTGGAATTCCTGAACCTTAGCTGCAATAAACGCAGAGTCACACCAATTGATGCTCTACTGTCTGTAATATTGCACCCATCAATTTTCCCCAATTTGCACTAGGCAAATGAAGAGTCAGTTCTAACATGTGTTCCGTCGTCTTGCTTCAGTCTTTTTTACATGACACATTCTTCTTTTCCCCAATAATTAGAGGCCTTGACGGTAATATTTTT from Triticum urartu cultivar G1812 unplaced genomic scaffold, Tu2.1 TuUngrouped_contig_5236, whole genome shotgun sequence encodes the following:
- the LOC125528955 gene encoding uncharacterized protein LOC125528955 isoform X2 encodes the protein MDIVARAVCFIYKARRKTFSDIPRYEIKTDLTIQKLQAFFTRRRGHFNDVRSTARGTVPVTPPHPKKVDSSDDDDSDDGDEDGVENIITYHIVVFISVNGTLESLVTDYDGYVVAFRPQPEEEDDNSGWFYFEVVELPAHLFGQDNMKLTYGSGYTSQEAVEVGDGFLDRMVEVLLGFNQQNFEEQSNERLRMIETLMVFLGEAQRLPIILRFVIINFKAQPWVALGSILAMWTNNWSKGGNATLHVMLALLAKELLKDLESKKVSESKKDALKRETGLRFVKAKNFLSKFGAEKVPLTQEELLRSIPERFLDLMPACFLGGMWRMPEGLVDGKIPEEPVFGANEPKNTYSLPLLISYFQLMKYEVNLVPQLIMRQDGYKEAHEVLK